Within the Malus sylvestris chromosome 4, drMalSylv7.2, whole genome shotgun sequence genome, the region ATTCCAGCTGAAGGTTTCCAATTTTGCTTTCTAACTCTCCTAGGTTCTGTTTCTCATGCTGAACTTGTTCCTGGACTCTTACTTCAGCGCCGCTGCTTGCGGGACTAAAGGGATCTGAAACTATAGAAGGAGAGTACCTGGGTGATTCTTCTGGCTTTTCTTCCTGTATCTCTTGAATAGTCACAGTGGACTTGCCCCTGATCGGCGGGTTAGGAACCAAATGGTTTGAGAAGCAAAATGAAGGGCCTGTGGTAGCAATTGTAATTCTGGGTCCCGCAGAGGTCGACTCTTGCTCTCTTGCTGGAAAGTATAGACAGTTATCTGGGCGAAGCACAGATTGCATAAATGGAAATATCTGAGGAACAGATGGAGAAACTGGTAAAATAGGAAGCGCCAACAGGCGATTTTGTTGCTGTATTAGTTGCTCTTCCCGCCACAATCCGTACATTCCTATTTCAGGGGAATAATTAGAATAACCCCAGTTATGGAATTGCATAGGATATAAGCTTGGTGTTGGCAGGGTAGATTTCTGGAAGATGGGAATGTATGTTTGCTGTCCATGTCGGCAATCATTTTGAGTATTAATAGACTCAGACGGCCGCAAACTTCCAAGAATACGAGCAATAATGACTTGTTCCTGTTCTTCATTGCCTCTAGGCTCCACCGAGGAAGAAGACGAGCCACGTTGAGCCACTGCATGGATAACATAACAATTAGATATATAGGCCTTCAATGGGATACATATTTGGGAAATTTCATTGATTGAATTGTTAAGCAGCCAAAAGAACGCAATACTGCATGCAATCTTTCAAGGCAAACCACAAAATGCTTGTTTGCTAGCGTGCAAttagaagaaagagagagaaaaaaagaaagataacagGAAAATGCATACATCTTTTCAGGGCTGCCCAAGCAGCAGTTGCAGCATTTTTCTGAGCTTGTTTCTTTGTCCTAGCCGGTTGCCCCGTAAAGCTCATTCCTGCTAGCTCAACTGTACATGAGAACACAGGCACATGGCCAGGTCCAGATCGAACAGTTGTATAAACAGGAAGGTTCAATCCAGCTCTGTGAGCAGTCTCCTGAAGCAAGTTCTTGTAAACCCCCGTTTCATCCTGTGTAGCACAATGCACAATATAATTATTCAACAACTATTTCCTGTGGCAGTTTGCATCAAGTTAGGGGATGGAACAAGGAAAATTCTGGACAGTAATAGTAAACAATATATCAAGAAGGTAACAAAGAGACATTCCATTTAAAATGCTAGTTAGTTTTAACCAGTTTTCTCATCTTTTCCTTCCTGGTTTTCTGTTAAACTAAACTCTTCGACACCTTAATCGATTTGTCACCAATAAACTCCCGCTAATGCAAGGTCAAGGGATGATTCAACTTCAACATGCACAACCATACCCTTCttttgggaaaaaaagaagacagTAAAGTCGTGGAACAGTTGTCCCTTAAAGAGTTCAATGGTACGATTTTAATTGTCTTTGGGGGTGGAGGAATCTGCACTCGTTGACTATTGGATCAAACATATAAAATACAATGGACAAGTGGTTATgagtattaaataattaatcgTTACtccaacaaacaaaaaagaatcACGACATATCTACCTGAAACTAACAAATTTTGAGCACATAAAGAAACTGTTGTCACCAAACTAAAAGAAGTACTACAATTTTGCTACTAACCAATACTCTTGCAGCTAGTGCTCTGGAAGGGCCTCTTTTTGCAAGTGTGTTCAATGCTACTTCCGCTGCAGCATGCTCGGCCTGTCTAAGAGTAGGACAGAATGTAGGACTTTCAAAAGTATCTCCATTGAAGTTGACAGTTGCTTTGAATCGAGGAGCATGATCTGGTCCTTCCCGAATGCATGAATAAGATGGCAAATTGAAGCAACTTCTCTGCGCCAACTCTTGCAATTGGTTCTTATACATACCTGTGTATACATGTAACATTTTATGTAACAATTACAAACGTGTTCTGATTTCAACGATTGAGAGAAAGAGCTTTCAAGTTTCAAAACGATTTGCAAATATATCCACACTGTAACTATAAAAAAATTGCCCAGATACCAGGAAAAGCAAGCCATATTGACACGTCCCAACCCCGATATCCCCACATACCAGGGTAGGCACATGTTGgccaacacccgagggtgatgaagccattaaaaacatgcatacaaataaaagatatgcatgtttttaatggcttcgtcaccctcgggtgttggccagcacgtgcctaccctaGTATGTGGGGATATCGGGGTTGGGGCGTGTCAcatacccaaaaacaaaaacatcccAATTCAAGTCTTTTTAGAACCATACTCCATAGCCGTAGTTTGTGAATTTATTTCTTTCAAGCAAAGGATTAGCGCTGTAACCTCGCGGCACAGCAAGACCATGGAAAAACGCAAAATTACTAACAACACACGCCTTTCACGCAAACTCAAGCCAAATAGGCAGTTGTTTGTGGGTATTCGTAGCGAGAGCAGCGTCTAAAGAACTCGTCCTGATTCTCTATAAGTTTCCTCTTTCCAAACACTCTAAGAAATCAATTCTGAAATTCCATTTTCGGCTTGCATTTTGCATCTTCTAAATACAAAATGAACCAAGCAGCTAACTACTTTCCATTTTTCATTGATCGTCAAATTAATGGAAATTCTCAATTTTTACtacaaaaataacttaaaaGTATCCAAAGAAAccatttttttccacaaaaattAATAGTTCTTTGCCTTCTAAAGCATTCTCAGCAGAAAAGTATCTCCAAatcacgattttttttttctttcttccattttttttcccaaatttTCTCAACAACCAAACGGAGCTAACCCAACAGCAATATCCAAATCCATATCAAACTCAGACCCAATTGTACCCAAATAATCAGAAAATAATCTCAAGAACACCAATTGAAAATCAAATGAGCTCAAGAACAAACAACAACCAGCAAATCCAAATATATCAAAACAAATGCGAAAACAAACTGATCCGGGTAAGAGCCAAAAGAGAGAGAATCCCACTCACCTTCGCGGCCGAATCCAATTTTCCCGAGAAAGTGACGGAAGAAAAAGGGCGGAACACAAAGCGAGATACAATACAAATACAACAGTGGCAGTAAAGTGCGGGGCTTTTGTTTtggaaatttattttatttttcaagccGTGCtgtcattttctctctctactttctcaCTCATCATCTGCTGATGGAAGGATCTGCAGAGGCcctgtagagagagagagagagagagagagaaagagcagTGGCACTTCTACAGTTTTGAGCTGTCTTTTTCATACGTCGGAGAAGGACCACTAATAAGCGTCGCCGTTTTGTTAGTTACTGTGCCTACTGCCAACTTCGAAAAGCAATATTTCGGTGTAACCGACACGTGTTAcaatctttattattattttaaaattttattcaaaTTATAACTCGTGTCCGTATAATTAGACTTGGCAAATGGGTGTTGTTTATCGGATTTGTATCATTTTCGTGTAATAGCATTATCTTAATAGATTGTGTTGTGTAAAATTTTTTTAACAGGTGATCCAATAATGACCTGATTTGTTAATGAGTTGACCTAAAACCTGTTATTTTTCGTGTTGTTTTGTGTCGGATTATCGAGtcatgtaagaaattgtcaTATCTAATGTCTAGACTTGACAAGCGAGTCGTGTTCATGTCAtgcccgttatcttaacgggtgaCCTGATAACGACCCGATTTATTAACATGTTCTTAACGGATGATCCGATAACGACCTAACATGATAACATGTTGATCCAAAAGCTATTATTTCCATGTCATTTTAATGGATCATACAAGAAATTATCAGGCTTGCGCATATTAATATTATAGAAGCGAGACGTATCAATCACGTAGAAGCGAGACGTATCAATCATATCATTATCATTCACTCATATTATAACACGTAAAAGATACATTATGTAATAAGTATTCTAGATGTCACTCAGTATTACGGTTTGatgatattctttttcacttataagtgagaggtcttaggttcaaatcttatagatggcgaattcgataccaaattaggttgtctaTTATGTGATTTAACCGAACTCTCATTCCTAGTGCAAAATATAGATATACACAACTTTCTCTGACGTGAAGTTACGTGGTCGGTTGTTCTGCTAATTAGTGGTGGATAAAAAAGGTCCAACCATTCAAACCGACCAAatcaaatcaatcaaaacaCCTTGATTCAGTTTTCATCCAACAAAGTGAAATCTTGAACCAATCGAACCAAACTGCAATTAGTTCTGTTTGGTTCATTTTGACCTATTGAAAAATCGCTTAAACTAAACCAAATTGCCTACTGCCTACTTGGATAATCAATTTAGTATAATTAGGTTGTTAGTTATTTAATTTGATGGATGATTAATATTATTAGGCTGTTAGAGATTTATAAGTTGATAATACATCAGGGGTGGGcatgtcaagcctcgcaaaGTGTCGGTAGAATACATGTCATGATATGTTAAGCCTCGCAATCTAGATTTGGAAAATGTGTAAATGTAAGTTCTCAAATGTGtaatccccaaaaaaaaaaaaatggtatgcTTGTATCAAAGCAAAATCCCTATATCGTCACGTAGATTAATTTCTTACATGGCATCACATGATTAGTGTGAAACACCGGCGTTGCCGTTTAATGGAAGTCCTCCTTTACGAGAAGACGACCCCCCCATCACCAGTAATCATTGCAAGAGCATTTCCCATCGACAAAGTGATGGAAACGATTGGCATCTCTCACAATAAGTTCCCTCCTCACTACCTTGGATATATATTTAGTCACATTGTGACAGTCAACACACACACGCAGATTCTTGGTGATCCTAATCAAGCTTCCCGCCGGCGTGTTTAAAAGTCCGAATGCAATGGCTAATCTCTCACTATGTCCCCATAGCAACCTGACCTTCATCGGCTCATCCACGTCACGAAGAATACAACTTGTATCCGGGACATAACCAGAAGCCTCCACTGCTGCTCTTAAATCCTCTAAATGCTGATATATCTCTGCCCAGTTCGGATGAGAGTTGTCTCCTGCAAAAAATGTATGAACCTGGTTTCCGACTTCAATCAAGCTATACCCCGGTATTTTTCTGAGTCCCCTTGTCCTCATGAGGTTTCGGATATAATTTACAGCATCCCATCTCCGTGCTTGAGCATAAATGTTTGATATCACAACATAAATTGAAGGATTCGTGGAATCTATACAAAGTAATCTATCTGCTGTCTTTATACCAATATCAACGTCCTTGTGAACCTGACATCCATTCAGCAATGCTTCAAAAACAGAACTTCCTGGTTCGAAAGGCATTTGTTTAATCAATGCCTCGGCTTCGTCAAGTCTGCCTGCTCGGCATAAAAGATCCACAAAACTAGCATAGTGTTTTTCAGTCAGCCTAATGCCACGGTCTCTCTCCACGCTGTGGAATAATTCGATACCCTCTTCCACAAGTCCAGAGTGATTACAAGCAGTtagaagagaaagaagggagGTTCCATTTGGCTTATACCCCTCCTCCTTCATTCTTCTATAGATACCAAGAGCTTGCAGTCCACATCCATGAATACCGTAGCTAGTTATCATAGAATTCCATAGGATAACATCTCTACAAAAGGCGCCATTTTCAAATGTTCTCTCAGCATACTTTATTTTTCCACACTTCGCATACATGTCAATCAAGGCTGTCATGGTAACTACATCAACTTCATGCCCATTCCGGATCAAATGAGCATGAACACTCCTGCCTTTCTTCAGAGAGCCCAAATGTGAACAGGAATGGACTAAACTAACAAGAGTTACTGAATTAGCAGCAATTCCCTCTTCTCGCATCTGACTAAACAGTTTCAAGGCTTCTTCTGCATGCCCATTTTGCGTCAATCCTACCAGCATGGCCGTCCACGTAATCACGTTCTTCTCTTTCATTCTATCAAAGACAAATGTTGCTTGCTTTATTGCACCACATTTAGAGTACAAATCAACAATGGCAGTAGACAAAATAGGATTTGGATCAAAACCCATCCTAAAAACACAACAATGCAGGATTTTCCCAGTTTCCAAATCAGCTGTTTGAGAACATCCCTGAACAAGACTCACCATGGTTCCCGAATCAAACCTACCACCATCTGTGACCAATCTGTGGAAGAAACCAAAAGACTCGTGTACCAGACCATTTTGAATGCACCCCGATATCATGACATTCCACGAAACCAAACTTCTGATGGGCATTGTctcaaaaacagaaaaggaaCTTCGCATGTCACCCATATTACTATACATATCCACCAGCGAGGTATGTAGTAAAACCTCATTACCCATTCCCAGTCTAACTATGCATCCATGAACACATTTTGCAAGCTTGAAATCCCCACTTTTAATGCAAACTTGAATCAAGCTTAACATAGTAACCAGACTTGGCTTAACCCCACAACTACACATTTCTATGAACATATCAACTGCCTTACTAAACTGACCAGATTGCACATAGCCACCAATCATGGAATTCCAACAAACAACATCTCTTTCGGGCATCCTATCGAAAAACCTTTGCGCGCAATCAATCTTATCAAACTTCACCAAGAAATGAATCATTGAACTCCCCAGGAATCGATCACTTTCAATTCCTTTATCCACAGCTCTCTTAATAACTTCCATCCCCCTTCTGTAATCCAATAAGCCCATGCACGCCTTGAGCGCATAATTACACGTATAACTATCAATCTCCAAATGACAAGAACCCATCAAACTAAACAACTCAAGGCTCTCATTGTACCTCTCTTTTCTCAAATACCCATAAACCATGGCATTGCATAGAATGGTTTCTGGTTGAGGAAATTGATCGAACACTTGGCGGGCATCATCCAAACTTCCCAAATCCGAGTACGCTTTAACGAGCTTTGTACCCAGAATTTGTTCATTAGATATAGAATTAATGATGATCTGAGCATGAATGGATTTGACCCAGATAAGGTTTTGTGCAAATTGTTTTAAGAGTGACGAGAATTCGTGAACATTTGCAGAAGAATAAGAATAAGAAGCGTAGGCTGAGAAGGAAGACGAGGGGCTGAGATTGAAGGGTATTTTGGGAAATAATCCGTGGATATGGAGGAACAGATTAcgcatgaagaagaagaagatggaa harbors:
- the LOC126619514 gene encoding double-stranded RNA-binding protein 3-like, which encodes MYKNQLQELAQRSCFNLPSYSCIREGPDHAPRFKATVNFNGDTFESPTFCPTLRQAEHAAAEVALNTLAKRGPSRALAARVLDETGVYKNLLQETAHRAGLNLPVYTTVRSGPGHVPVFSCTVELAGMSFTGQPARTKKQAQKNAATAAWAALKRLAQRGSSSSSVEPRGNEEQEQVIIARILGSLRPSESINTQNDCRHGQQTYIPIFQKSTLPTPSLYPMQFHNWGYSNYSPEIGMYGLWREEQLIQQQNRLLALPILPVSPSVPQIFPFMQSVLRPDNCLYFPAREQESTSAGPRITIATTGPSFCFSNHLVPNPPIRGKSTVTIQEIQEEKPEESPRYSPSIVSDPFSPASSGAEVRVQEQVQHEKQNLGELESKIGNLQLECNNPTGQSGHAHPRIVDSSFRPVDLRLQNPRGFESCRPNLRPQNPPRVSSARSLRPPSAAEPVIIRTVRPSSSPGSRPQNFPSRNPAPPRMRTGIPSSSAAQLPERMQLGGLRPSFMAPAVRIRSVVPVCSAPPARKMSSSSRERVLPEMEKKDTNQDDVPKES
- the LOC126617718 gene encoding pentatricopeptide repeat-containing protein At1g11290, chloroplastic-like; amino-acid sequence: MRNLFLHIHGLFPKIPFNLSPSSSFSAYASYSYSSANVHEFSSLLKQFAQNLIWVKSIHAQIIINSISNEQILGTKLVKAYSDLGSLDDARQVFDQFPQPETILCNAMVYGYLRKERYNESLELFSLMGSCHLEIDSYTCNYALKACMGLLDYRRGMEVIKRAVDKGIESDRFLGSSMIHFLVKFDKIDCAQRFFDRMPERDVVCWNSMIGGYVQSGQFSKAVDMFIEMCSCGVKPSLVTMLSLIQVCIKSGDFKLAKCVHGCIVRLGMGNEVLLHTSLVDMYSNMGDMRSSFSVFETMPIRSLVSWNVMISGCIQNGLVHESFGFFHRLVTDGGRFDSGTMVSLVQGCSQTADLETGKILHCCVFRMGFDPNPILSTAIVDLYSKCGAIKQATFVFDRMKEKNVITWTAMLVGLTQNGHAEEALKLFSQMREEGIAANSVTLVSLVHSCSHLGSLKKGRSVHAHLIRNGHEVDVVTMTALIDMYAKCGKIKYAERTFENGAFCRDVILWNSMITSYGIHGCGLQALGIYRRMKEEGYKPNGTSLLSLLTACNHSGLVEEGIELFHSVERDRGIRLTEKHYASFVDLLCRAGRLDEAEALIKQMPFEPGSSVFEALLNGCQVHKDVDIGIKTADRLLCIDSTNPSIYVVISNIYAQARRWDAVNYIRNLMRTRGLRKIPGYSLIEVGNQVHTFFAGDNSHPNWAEIYQHLEDLRAAVEASGYVPDTSCILRDVDEPMKVRLLWGHSERLAIAFGLLNTPAGSLIRITKNLRVCVDCHNVTKYISKVVRRELIVRDANRFHHFVDGKCSCNDYW